From one Lycium ferocissimum isolate CSIRO_LF1 chromosome 7, AGI_CSIRO_Lferr_CH_V1, whole genome shotgun sequence genomic stretch:
- the LOC132064000 gene encoding protein-ribulosamine 3-kinase, chloroplastic isoform X2 translates to MVMAISFSCCMPSLSCPFLRHPFNNNRPLIVAAMSDDPVREWILSEGKATQIKGISPIGGGCINRATRYDTDAGSFFVKTNRSIGPSMFEGEALGLNAMYETGSIRVPKPYKVGPLPTGGSYIIMEFIEFGASRGNQSALGRKLAEMHKAAKSEKGFGFHVDNTIGSTPQINTWMSDWVGFFAEHRLGYQLKLAREQYGDPTIYERGQRLAKNLGPLFKNVVIEPCLLHGDLWSGNITYDKNGEPVILDPACYYGHNEAEFGMSWCAGFGGDFYKAYFEVMPEQPGFDQRRDLYMLYHYLNHYNLFGSGYRSSAMSIIDDYLRLLNV, encoded by the exons ATGGTGATGGCTATTTCCTTTTCCTGCTGCATGCCTTCTCTATCTTGCCCTTTTCTCAGACACCCCTTTAACAACAACAGACCTCTAATTG TGGCTGCAATGAGTGACGATCCAGTTCGTGAATGGATCCTTTCAGAAGGAAAGGCAACACAGATCAAAGGAATCAGTCCAATTGGTGGTGGGTGCATAAATCGTGCAACTCGTTATGACACTGATGCTGGTTCCTTTTTTGTTAAAACAAACAG GAGTATTGGACCATCAATGTTTGAAGGAGAGGCATTGGGCTTAAATGCTATGTACGAAACAGGGTCAATTCGTGTACCAAAACCATATAAA GTTGGACCTCTGCCAACAGGCGGCTCTTATATCATTATGGAATTTATTGAGTTTGGTGCATCTAGAGGCAATCAG TCTGCATTAGGTAGGAAGCTTGCTGAAATGCATAAAGCGGCAAAATCTGAGAAGGGATTTGGCTTTCACGTTGACAATACTATTGGCAG TACTCCGCAGATAAACACATGGATGTCAGATTGGGTCGGATTTTTTGCGGAACACAGATTGGGATACCAGTTGAAGTTGGCTCGTGAACAGTATGGAGATCCAACCATTTATGAGAGAG GACAAAGATTAGCAAAGAACCTGGGACCTTTATTCAAAAATGTTGTGATAGAGCCATGCTTGTTGCACGGAGACTTATGGAGCGGGAATATCACATATGACAAGAATGGTGAACCAGTGATTCTTGACCCTGCATGTTACT atGGACATAATGAGGCAGAATTTGGAATGTCATGGTGTGCTGGATTTGGAGGAGATTTTTACAAGGCTTACTTTGAG GTGATGCCCGAACAACCTGGTTTTGATCAAAGGAGAGATTTATACATGCTGTATCACTACCTCAATCACTATAACTTGTTTGGATCGGGTTATCGGTCTTCTGCAATGTCCATAATTGATGACTATCTACGGCTGCTCAATGTCTAG
- the LOC132064000 gene encoding protein-ribulosamine 3-kinase, chloroplastic isoform X1 — protein sequence MVMAISFSCCMPSLSCPFLRHPFNNNRPLIVAAMSDDPVREWILSEGKATQIKGISPIGGGCINRATRYDTDAGSFFVKTNRSIGPSMFEGEALGLNAMYETGSIRVPKPYKVGPLPTGGSYIIMEFIEFGASRGNQSALGRKLAEMHKAAKSEKGFGFHVDNTIGSTPQINTWMSDWVGFFAEHRLGYQLKLAREQYGDPTIYERGQRLAKNLGPLFKNVVIEPCLLHGDLWSGNITYDKNGEPVILDPACYLDGHNEAEFGMSWCAGFGGDFYKAYFEVMPEQPGFDQRRDLYMLYHYLNHYNLFGSGYRSSAMSIIDDYLRLLNV from the exons ATGGTGATGGCTATTTCCTTTTCCTGCTGCATGCCTTCTCTATCTTGCCCTTTTCTCAGACACCCCTTTAACAACAACAGACCTCTAATTG TGGCTGCAATGAGTGACGATCCAGTTCGTGAATGGATCCTTTCAGAAGGAAAGGCAACACAGATCAAAGGAATCAGTCCAATTGGTGGTGGGTGCATAAATCGTGCAACTCGTTATGACACTGATGCTGGTTCCTTTTTTGTTAAAACAAACAG GAGTATTGGACCATCAATGTTTGAAGGAGAGGCATTGGGCTTAAATGCTATGTACGAAACAGGGTCAATTCGTGTACCAAAACCATATAAA GTTGGACCTCTGCCAACAGGCGGCTCTTATATCATTATGGAATTTATTGAGTTTGGTGCATCTAGAGGCAATCAG TCTGCATTAGGTAGGAAGCTTGCTGAAATGCATAAAGCGGCAAAATCTGAGAAGGGATTTGGCTTTCACGTTGACAATACTATTGGCAG TACTCCGCAGATAAACACATGGATGTCAGATTGGGTCGGATTTTTTGCGGAACACAGATTGGGATACCAGTTGAAGTTGGCTCGTGAACAGTATGGAGATCCAACCATTTATGAGAGAG GACAAAGATTAGCAAAGAACCTGGGACCTTTATTCAAAAATGTTGTGATAGAGCCATGCTTGTTGCACGGAGACTTATGGAGCGGGAATATCACATATGACAAGAATGGTGAACCAGTGATTCTTGACCCTGCATGTTACT tagatGGACATAATGAGGCAGAATTTGGAATGTCATGGTGTGCTGGATTTGGAGGAGATTTTTACAAGGCTTACTTTGAG GTGATGCCCGAACAACCTGGTTTTGATCAAAGGAGAGATTTATACATGCTGTATCACTACCTCAATCACTATAACTTGTTTGGATCGGGTTATCGGTCTTCTGCAATGTCCATAATTGATGACTATCTACGGCTGCTCAATGTCTAG